One genomic window of Gammaproteobacteria bacterium includes the following:
- a CDS encoding 6-phosphofructokinase → MAKAKNAFYAQSGGVTAVINASAAGVIETARRYKSKIAKVYAGRNGIIGALTEDLIDTSKESVTAIRGLRYTPGGAFGSCRFKLKGLEQSRAQYERLIEVFKAHDIGYFFYNGGGDSADTCLKVSQLSATMGYPIVAVHVPKTVDNDLPITDNCPGFGSVAKYVAVSIREAGFDVASMAKTSTKVFVMEVMGRHAGWIAAAGGLAAEKAGDAPHIILFPELPFEEDKFVAKVDETVKQYGYCCIVVSEGVRNADGKFLAEAGTRDAFGHAQLGGVAPVVAQLVKSKLNYKYHWAVADYLQRSARHIASKVDVEQAYALGRAAVELAAKGKSAVMPTIARKSNKPYKWAIGVADLNKVANVEKKMPREFITEDGFGITAKCRAYLAPLIQGEDYPPYKNGLPQYVQLKNVAVKKKLATDFTV, encoded by the coding sequence ATGGCCAAAGCCAAGAATGCCTTTTACGCCCAATCAGGCGGGGTCACCGCCGTCATTAATGCCTCCGCCGCCGGCGTGATCGAAACCGCCCGCAGATACAAATCCAAGATCGCCAAAGTTTACGCCGGCCGCAACGGCATCATCGGCGCCCTCACCGAAGACCTGATCGACACCAGCAAAGAATCCGTCACCGCCATCCGTGGCCTGCGCTATACGCCGGGCGGTGCCTTTGGCTCGTGCCGCTTTAAGCTCAAGGGCCTGGAACAGAGCCGCGCTCAATATGAGCGCCTGATCGAAGTTTTCAAAGCCCACGACATCGGTTACTTCTTTTACAACGGTGGCGGCGACTCGGCTGATACCTGCCTCAAAGTCTCGCAGTTATCGGCGACGATGGGCTACCCGATCGTCGCCGTACACGTACCGAAGACGGTCGACAACGACCTGCCGATTACCGACAACTGTCCTGGGTTCGGCAGTGTCGCCAAGTATGTTGCCGTCTCCATCCGCGAGGCCGGTTTCGACGTCGCGTCGATGGCGAAGACGTCGACCAAGGTGTTCGTAATGGAAGTCATGGGCCGGCACGCCGGCTGGATCGCGGCTGCCGGCGGCCTCGCCGCCGAGAAGGCCGGGGATGCGCCGCATATCATCCTGTTCCCGGAGTTGCCGTTCGAAGAAGACAAATTCGTTGCCAAGGTGGACGAAACGGTCAAGCAATACGGTTACTGCTGTATCGTCGTCTCCGAAGGTGTGCGCAATGCCGACGGCAAGTTCCTAGCCGAAGCCGGTACCCGCGACGCGTTCGGTCACGCGCAACTCGGTGGCGTGGCGCCAGTAGTGGCGCAGCTCGTGAAAAGCAAGCTGAACTACAAGTACCACTGGGCGGTCGCCGATTATCTGCAACGTTCCGCACGCCATATCGCCTCGAAGGTCGACGTCGAGCAGGCTTATGCGCTCGGGCGCGCCGCGGTCGAGCTGGCGGCGAAAGGCAAGAGCGCCGTTATGCCGACGATTGCGCGCAAATCGAACAAGCCGTACAAGTGGGCGATCGGTGTCGCCGATCTCAACAAGGTCGCCAACGTCGAGAAGAAGATGCCGCGCGAATTCATCACCGAAGACGGCTTCGGCATCACTGCCAAGTGCCGCGCCTATCTGGCGCCGCTCATTCAAGGTGAAGACTACCCGCCGTATAAGAACGGCTTGCCGCAGTACGTTCAACTCAAGAACGTGGCGGTCAAGAAAAAGCTCGCCACGGATTTCACAGTCTAA